In Magnolia sinica isolate HGM2019 chromosome 12, MsV1, whole genome shotgun sequence, a single genomic region encodes these proteins:
- the LOC131220020 gene encoding nucleolin 2-like, translating into MKLLAALAGIVVACLVLELDGQELLGRAVRLDLARERGAYTPQSGKESNSYQKGGQTQTIFVWGFDKSLDVDEIRSSLEEHFGSCGEITRISVPKDYDTGASKGSGYLDFTDGDSFSNALELNGLGLGDYALTVEEARPKSENREGGGWSGGGRSGGGRGGKDSGGRFGGRRGGGRGGGRFGGSGFGGGRGCGNKPNMGAAGTGRS; encoded by the exons ATGAAACTGTTGGCAGCATTGGCTGGAATTGTTGTTGCTTGTCTT GTTCTTGAATTGGATGGTCAAGAACTATTAGGTCGTGCTGTGAGGCTTGATTTGGCCCGTGAGAGGGGTGCATACACCCCACAAAGCGG CAAGGAGAGCAACTCTTACCAGAAGGGTGGTCAGACCCAAACCATATTTGTATGGGGTTTTGACAAATCTCTTGATGTGGATGAG ATCCGCAGCAGTTTAGAAGAACATTTCGGTTCCTGCGGGGAGATCACAAGGATTTCAGTTCCAAAGGATTATGACACCGGTGCTTCCAAGGG GTCAGGTTACCTAGATTTCACAGATGGTGATAGTTTCTCCAATGCCTTGGAACTTAATGGTTTAGGACTTGGGGACTACGCCTTGACAGTAGAGGAGGCAAGGCCAAAAAGTGAAAACCGTGAAGGTGGTGGATGGAGTGGTGGTGGCAGGAGCGGCGGTGGTAGAGGTGGCAAAGATAGTGGTGGACGATTTGGAGGCCGACGTGGAGGCGGCCGAGGTGGTGGTCGCTTTGGTGGTAGTGGTTTTGGCGGTGGTAGGGGATGTGGAAATAAACCAAACATGGGCGCAGCTGGTACAGGTAGGTCATGA